A genome region from Triticum aestivum cultivar Chinese Spring chromosome 2B, IWGSC CS RefSeq v2.1, whole genome shotgun sequence includes the following:
- the LOC123043382 gene encoding heavy metal-associated isoprenylated plant protein 27, with protein sequence MGIVDVVSEYCSLPRSRRHMKRRKQFQTVEMKVRIDCEGCERKVKKALDDMKGVSSVEVIPKQNKVTVTGYVDPAKVMRRVAYKTGKRVEPWPYVPYDVVAHPYAPGAYDKRAPAGYVRNVMSDPSAAPLARASSTEARYTAAFSDENPNACSVM encoded by the exons ATGGGCATCGTGGACGTGGTGTCGGAGTACTGCTCGCTGCCGCGGAGTCGGCGGCACATGAAGAGGCGGAAGCAGTTCCAGACGGTGGAGATGAAGGTGCGGATCGACTGCGAGGGCTGCGAGCGCAAGGTCAAGAAGGCCCTCGACGACATGAAAG GCGTGAGCTCGGTGGAGGTGATCCCGAAGCAGAACAAGGTGACGGTGACGGGGTACGTGGACCCGGCCAAGGTGATGCGGCGGGTGGCATACAAGACCGGCAAGCGGGTGGAGCCGTGGCCCTACGTCCCCTACGACGTGGTGGCGCACCCCTACGCCCCGGGCGCCTACGACAAGCGCGCCCCCGCCGGCTACGTCCGCAACGTCATGAGCGACCCCTCCGCCGCGCCGCTCGCCAGGGCCTCCTCCACCGAGGCCAGGTACACCGCCGCCTTCAGCGACGAGAACCCCAACGCCTGCTCCGtcatgtag